agcttagtgtagtggttaggaatgcagacctctaatctggcaagtcgggctTGATTcagtgcagccagcttgggctccccacggcactgataaaactgttctgactgagcaatgatatcagggctctctcagcctcacctccttcacagggtgtctgttgtgcggagaggaaaggggaggggaatgtaagctgttttgagattcaagGGATCAGAGAAGTTACCTTTTCACTCGTAATAGGCATGCAggttgcttaaaataataaatggaTTGAGGACTCTAAGTGAGGAGGCGGAAGAGGGATTCCGATATCCACATAACTGCATGATGTACTATGCAACTATCACACCCTCAAAatctgttttgaagaagaagaagaagagttggttcttatatgctgcttttccctacccgaaggagtctcaaagcggcttacagtcgccttccctttcctctccccacaacagacaccctgtgaggtgggtgaggctgagagagccctgatatcactgctcggtcagaacagttttatcagtgccgtggcaagcccaaggtcacccagctggttgcatgtaggggagcacagaatcgaacctggcatgtcagattagaagtccgcactcctaaccactacaccaaactggctctttgcagAGTAGCCCCTTCCAAGCATGTCTTGCTCACGGATGTTGGCCGGGAGAAGTGGCCATCTAAAATTACTTCTTTCACACTgtgcaggctgctgctgctgctgcaaagtGCCGTCAAGTCGTAGCTGGTTTATGGCAACTTCtgagttttcaaggccagagatgtccagaggtaatttgcccttgcctgtctctctgtggcaaccctggacttccttggtggtcttgcgTTCAGGGACTAATGAGGAGTGACCCTGCTAAGCTTACGAGATCTCACaagactgggctatccagggcccattctgcacacattggataatgcactttcaatgtgcttttccagctgggttttcctgtgcggaacagaataatctacttttaaagtacaTTGAGAGTGCATTGtccatgtgtgcagaatgggccctcaGGTCGGGCCTAATGGTAACCATGATTCATCTCAATGAGGCTTACTTCCAAAACACCCCGCATCTTTTGGCAACTTCTGGTTACATCGGCTCATCTGAACTGCATTAACATTTTGGGAAGTCTTCTTTGTGGAGTCTTCCTCAGCTGAGAGTTGGAATGgttgttaagagcggcagcttctaatctggtgagccaggtttgattccccactcctctacatgggtgaccttgggcagatcacggttctctcagagctctctcagccccacctccctcacagggtgtctgtgggggggagaggaaagggaaggtgattgtaagccgtgttgagactcctttgggtagagaaaagtggcatataaaaaccaccatcaccaccaccaccaccacctcctcctcctcctcctcctcctcctccttctcctcctcttcttcttcttcttcttcttcttcttcttcttcttcttcttcttcttcttcttcttcttcttctgctgctgctgctgctgctgctgctgctgctgctagtgcTAGTGCCGGGGTGTATAAGATCTTTTTTATTCCCAGTTCCTTACATTGCCATGCTCTTCTGGATGAAACAAAGACTCCGGGCCTGTACCCAGGGTTGCCAGAGCGCCGATGAAATGGAGGAGCCAAAGGATACTAAAGGAGGTGAGGACCAAACTTAATTGGGCCAGAAATCTCTCAAAATGAAAGGCTTCCTGCTtctgaatcattttttttttgttgtgatCATAAAAGATGTATCTCTTGTGGCTTTTTAACATGCTTAGCCCCTTAGTTCTTCACCCTGGGCAGGAGGATAATTCAACATTTGAAGGTCCAGACCAAGGAACTCTATAtgaccctggccccagcctggttgaatgagttgccatctgagatcagagccctgacagggcTATTAGagttccacaggccctgtaaGATGGGCACTCTCCTGccagtttatggttgaggccagggtggcttgATGTCGCATGGGCCTCTTGCCTCTTCTCTctagcccccacccccctttatcTGGGCTCACTGAGAGGgaagtctaaaaatctaataaccaTAAACATATGTTCCTGGCCAAAAGCCAGTCTGCAGGCTAGACTGAAGACAGTTGGGGTGCGGGTGGTAGTTTTgattttaggatgttttaatttATGTTGCAAAACTGATTGTGCCTGCTTGCgtagaggggcagtctataaatctaataataacagtaattaaaaaaaaataaaattccagaGTATGGTTCCATTTTCAGCTGACAACTCTACCCCCACccctgaaaaataaaattattcaatTCTGTGTACATCCACTGTGTCTGTAGCACTGCAGGCAAGATAGAGACATACCATATCAGCGAGCTTCCTCTCTGTTCTCAACATTTTTGAGAAAACTAATGTTCTAGGCTTCGGGAGACCCCAGAAGTATTGTGATTGTgcggaatatgattgggaagccgatctgtgcacatgcccagctggggcccttctccttcccaccccctccacacccaacactggccatttttaGGAGGTCatcatgattatatatggtcatatatgtaacaattttttaaaatatataaaaaattcactcccaccctTTAGGGGAACCTTTCCAGgctcatcaagaaaccctagctGGGAAAGCCTATCCTAATCAGATATTTTCAAGCTCATCCACTGGTAAAGGTGTTCTTTCTATCTGAAAAGTGGATTTTAAACATAGTGTGGCATTTGACGATTTTATTAGATGTCATCTCTAGGTCATTGTGTTGACTGAAATCATTTAATTGATTTATCACCTGCCTGTTAACTGATCAGTTAATTAATTAGCATTAAAATATAAGCAAGTCTATATTGCCCCATTTGTAGGTGCCTTTTTGAGTTACTGAAGGGACCGTGAAATGATTTACGGGCGAGTCGTGAATGGTAGCTTTTGTTTACCACAAGGAAAGTTACTGTTTAAGGTTTTCTTTTAGATTCTCAGAACAACTCTCTAGAAGGGACACGGGTGCCCTTAACCTTCAGCCTCACCAATTAAAGCTGCCTCTTGCCAATAAATCAACTAAAGGTTTAGCTGATTATCAGTGAAATGGATGAAATCTCACTAGTCTAGTTTTCCTAGTTTTAATTGGCCTTCTTTAGGATTTAAAAAATCAGCTAGCTGGGAATCAATCAGAAATGGGGGAGTGGACACCCAACCTCCCCCTTTCGGGAGTCTGTAAAGTCTCAGCAGACCgatttctccccccgccccttttcTTCTGTAACTCATAGATCTGGAAGGGgcctataggccatctagtccaatcccctgctcaatgcatgatccaGCCTGATAAGTGTttgtccagatcaggggtagtcaaactgcggccctccagatgtccgtggactacaattcccaggggctcctgggaattgtagtccacggacatctggagggccgcagtttgactacccctggtccagatgctgcttgaagactgccagtgagggggacatatctttctcctggatgcattaggctgatcctgccctgagcagcggttggactagatggcctgtctagcccattccaactctatcactctatgattctaagcagcagctggacagatctttctcctggatgctttaggctgatcttgcattgagcagggggttggactagatggcctgtatggtcccttccaactctaggatttaaTGATTCTATAGCATGGAGGAGACGGGAATATATTTAGGCGGGCAATCACATCTGCCTTCTCTTTTTCATCCTAGTGATCAAAGTTGAGACTGTAAACGATGCCGAATCAAGGCCCCCGGGGAATCATCTTCCAGTTTCTGATCCGAGTGATGCTTTAAAGAGCGGGCGCGAGTCCAAAAAGCGAGCCAGAAAAATGATCGCAAGGCAACTAGTGAAATGTTCTCCTCACAAAACTCTCTTGGAGAAATGCGAAGGCATCATGCTGTGTCTTTCTGATCAACAGATCAGACGAACTGACCAACTTCGGAAAAAGTGCACGGACAAAATGGCTCATCAGTGTAGCGAATGTGGGAAATGTTTCAGTCAGAAGCATTACCTGAGGCGCCACCAGCACAGCCACATGGCGGAGAACCTCTTGAAGTGCGCCGAATGTGGTAAAACAATGTCTCGGAACGCCGATCTTGTCAAACATCGGAgaacccacacgggagagaagccctaccTGTGTCCTCAGTGCGGAAGGAGTTTCTCTCAGTCGTCGAATGTCATTAGGCACCTGAGAACTCACACCGGAGAGAAACCTTACAAATGTACAGAGTGTGGGAAAAACTTTAGCCAGAATACACACCTCCTTTCCCATCAAAGAAGCCACACCGGAGAGAAACCCTATTTGTGTGTGACGTGTGAGAAAAGATTCCGAGAAAAAGCGTCGCTTCATCAccaccaaagaatccacacgggagagaaaccccacaagtgctTAGAATGTGGGAAGAATTTCCGCCTTCTGTCCACCTTCATTAGTCACAGGAGAATCCACACTGGAGAAAAGCCCTATACGTGTCATGAATGTGGAAAGAGGTTCACTCACAAATCGGCTCTTACTGTCCATGGTAGGATCCATACAGGAGAAAAGCCATACGTGTGTCCTGAATGCGGTAAACGCTTCAAGCAGAGTTCCTATATTTCTATTCACAAGAAAATACACGAGAGGCGTACTTAAGCAGTTCACTGAATGTTGATTCCACTGTGGTAGCTCCACAATTGGGAATCCCAAAAGAAAGCCACATGAGTCTACAGAAGAGTTGGTGtggttctgccatgaaaacgtttcTGGGAATCTACAAAAAGCCAATGAGAATCTTTCATAATGGATATTTATGGAAAGGGTGCTCGAAAGCAAcctaaataataaaaaagttgaTTTGAATGATGGGGCTAACCTCTACTTGTATATGTGTTTCAGCACTAATCTTGTCTTGTAAGCAGGACTTAGTAAGAACCAATGGCTTTTGGTTAAGCTAAGATTTGCAGGCAGGGATCGGCTCAAAAGGGCAATTCATTGTGTAAAGCTGTCTTTCGGAGCCTAGTTCTTACGTTCTTTGAATAAAGTCTTTGTAGAACACAAGCACATTGGCGTTTCTACAACCTTAAATGGTTTAGTGGTCCTctggtttcttccagggaatctTGAGAACCGTAGGGCTGGAGAATAAAGATACCTAAACAGAATTTAGCATCCTTTCTCAGTTACAATTTTTAGATCTGTATGACATTTGTAGTGTATACTTTTAGTGAATTCGAAATGCTACCTGCTGAGGGAAATGAACCTTATTGTTAGGCTTTATTCCTTGTCACGTGGTTGAAAATATCTCTAGAATGTTTGTCACCATTCTTTGCATGatgtttaatatttttagaaGACCTCCTAAACCTGGATTGAGTTAGCCATATTTATCAAGAATAGCCTCTTGTCATTTAAACTCAGTTGATCTTCACCCATCCACCCTCCGGTAGTTACTTGGAGTTAACAGTCCATTCCAGGATTAAGTACGAACTTGTTTGCTGTTTGTGGTACATTTGTTTGAACATAAGTCCCGCTGAATGAAGTGGCACAACTACGGAATCAAGTTTCTATAGGGACAGTACTGTGACTAGAGCAAGTGAGCAAGTTGTTGGTTACCCCAGTCCCTCTAAAATATTTTGCTGCTGTCCCAGTTGATGGGCCTTAATGCACCTTACTGTTGGGTTCTGACCTAGTGTAAAGTCCTGTTGTGTTCTGGACTCCTGGTTCATTGCTGCTGTTAGTATGATGGctgcacatttaaaaataaaagcttccttttcctcccctacTGTAGCATGCTATCTTTTGTCTTCAGAGATATTTCCAATACTATTTCTTTGCAATTAGTCTTCTGTTTAGTGAGCAAAGTACTGGGGATTTGtattagctcagcctttctcaactttcttacccttgagaaatccctgaaacatttttcagacttcgagaaaacccagaagaggcacaatcatgcagaatatggttgggaagcagagctgtggacacgcccacccagggcccttctccTCAACCCCACattggacatgggggggggggtcagcgtgaccatatatgatcatatcatccaataaatgcttaataaattttaaaaatgttaagcattaattaattcccatccattcaagaaacccttccagggcggtTTTGaaaatccagggtttcatgaagccctgcttGGGCAATCCTGTATTAGCTAATACAGAGCAAAATAGCACAGTAAAGAAACTCCTAGCAAGTATATTGCTAAAAAGTTAATATATATTGAGGTAGATTCAGTTCACATCCATGTTGCAggtgaaaggaaagagaaaagtctAAAAGAATACTGCTCCCCGTCACAAGTAATCAGCTAATCTGATATCACAAGGAAGGTGGCATGGGTTAACACACAAATGTGGGGAGTATAATTATCAAGATCACACAACCCCcacgaacacatgaagctgctgtgTAGTGAATCAGCGCCTTGGTCCACCGGAGTCTGTACTGTCTACTCATATTGGCAGTAACTTCCCAGGGTCTCAGATTGAGGCCTTTCACATagcctcctacctgatcctttgaactaGACAGGGCGGGATtcaacttgggaccttctgcatgccaagctgatgttctgccactgagccacagatccTCCTCTCGAGTGTCCTGCTCCTTGCAGGCCCATGAGGAGAGAGAACAAAAAGGACGTTTCAGTGTGTTAAAGCTGGATTTCAGAGCATACGTCCTTGCTCTCTAGTTTTTAAGGTGAAGAAGTTCTAAGGCCAGGCAAAGAGAGACATCTTATGCATGAGgaagagaacacacacacacgcagagcaATATCACACTACCCATTGTCCAGGCATGCAGAGGCATCTTCCTCTAATACAAACAAATGGAGCCATCTTGGTGAACATGGAAGAGCCAGTGTGGAATAGTTGTTTAGTTGGTTACTGTCCTCTGTTTCTGTTTAAATGAGGCTCTGTGTGCGGAATCGGCCAATTCACATTTCTTTCTTGGTAAAGAAAAGACTTCCTGAAGTGGGCTACTGTAGTAGTCACCAGGCTTATCAGAGTAGGCTCTGGGAGGACCCAGGTGTGAATCCCCTCTCTACCATggaagcctgatgggtgactttgggcttgtcattTCTGTCAGCCTAGCcagcctcacaggactgttgtgaggatgaaaaggaagaagatgaagaaaagctatttttaataccctgcttttcaccggccaaagaagtctctaagtggcttacaattgccttcccttcctctccccaccatagacaccctgtgagataggtgaggctgagagctctgagagaacagggctatcaggactgtgatgagtctaaggtcacccagctagctgcatgtggaagagcggggactCAACctggccagattggaagccactctccaccactacaccaagctggcaagtgCAGCCCCTGAGTTCCCAAAGAGAAGGCGGTCTATAAATCCCCCAAAAATTTAGACCTGCTGAAGCTATCCTCAAAATAGTACAGTACTTTTTACTGGCCTAACCATCTGAGCGCAAAACTGCAATCAGCGGGGCTTTTCAGTCCGCGGGAAGCAAACACGCCCGACCTGAGAGGCACTGAATGAGACGTCACATGGCAACCGAGCCCTGATTGGATAGCGAGAGCCTTAATCGAGCCCGGGGAAGGTTCTGTGCACCAATGGGGTGCTGGCGCGCGCCTGAGCTCTACGGGGCGTTCTAAACACCCGCGGCATTTCTTGTCCTCTTTGGCTCTTAGCGCTTTCCTCGCCAGGAGGAGGCGCGTGACGCAGGCGTGGGAGGCGGGGCCAGCCGGCTTTCCCTTTGGCGCCCGTTTCGAAGAGCCGCTGGTCGTCCTCGGAACGTCAAGGGCCCTTCactgaggaggagggggcgggggcgcCGAGAGGGATGGCGGCCGGGAAGGGTCCAGCGGGACAGGTAAGGGAGGCTCGGAACCGCGATTCGTGGCGATCGTGAGAAGGGAAGTGGGGTGGCAAGGCCACGAGCCCGCTCTCGTTTCTCTTGGCTTTCTTCTATTATTTCGCTTGGCAACAGCCTGGGCTTGGCTAGGCTGAGGCGGCTGCCGAAGCCTAGAGGGGAAGCCGAAAGAACTGGTTTAGGTCCCAtagattagaacaggggtagtcaacctgtggtcctccagatgtccatggactacaattcccaagagcccctgccagcatttgctggcaggggctcttgggaattgtagtccatggacatctggaggaccacaggttgactacccctggattacaacACCCAgagaaatggagcctccatgttcagaggcaatgtgCCTTTGAGGAACGGTTGTTCAGAGTGGGTTGGGCTACTTTTGGTTTTGCAACTCGGGAAAGAAGGTGCTGGACTGGGCGGAACTGTCAACTCTGCTTCCAGAGTCGTAGAATCATGgacttggaagggatctccagggtcatctagtccaaccccctgcacaatgcaggaactcacaacttcctgcctacccacggCCACCTCAACTTCCTGCAGGTTTGGCTGTTTAGCCCATAGATGTGGCTGAATTTTATTTGGACAGCTTTACCTGTGGACATTATGAGAGAGCCAGCCTTGCTAGGAAATATTTCCTTATTCATCTCTAATGTTCtccttttaaaatgataaatatgCAATTAGTAAAGTACACTTATGGGTGTCTTTTACATTTCAGGAGCTAGCAGAGGAAAGTCCGGGAACAGTCAAGATGAAATTTCCGTTTCCTTATACACCATATCCCATTCAAGAAGAATTCATGGCTAAGCTatatcaggtcttggaagctggAAAGATTGGTATATTTGAGAGCCCAACTGGGACGGTAAGTCGATATAATTTCCATGTGGTAGAAGGAAGAATCACTTTGAGATATAGAGGAActtaagagctctgctggatcagaccgacaGTCTTATCTAatctggcatcctgtctcacccagtggccatccagttcctctggagggtccaacaacagggcatagagactgaagtcttcccctgatgttgcctcctggctctggaattcagaagattagtggctctgaatgtggaagtttccCTCAGGGAAAATGGCTAGTAGCCAATGATAGccttaccctccatgaatctgtaatccagggttagtcaaactgcagccctccagatgtccatagactacaattcccatgagcccctgccagcatccgctggcaggggctcataggaattgtagtccatggacatctgaagggccgcaatttgattacccctgattctAATCCCTCTTTAttgtttattcctgtagccatcgCCTTTGgactgaattccacattttaatcactctctgtgtaaagctgtAAAGTAAATTTGAGCCTGGTATACAGGAGAGTGAGGTGGCAGAGGTGTTCGACTGGTTGAGAGCAGCATACTAATCTGGAGAAtagggcttgattctccactcctccacatgaagcctgctaggtgaccttgagccagtcacagtttcctCTGAAcactctcagcaccacctacctcatgaggggcctgttgtggggacaggaaggcaaTGTGcctgagccgctttgagacttcttagggcacagcagccttttccaaccttttgaccatggaggtacctctgaaatatttttcaagcttcatggtaccaggaagtgatgttggctggacaagcctctctgcc
Above is a window of Paroedura picta isolate Pp20150507F chromosome 5, Ppicta_v3.0, whole genome shotgun sequence DNA encoding:
- the LOC143838894 gene encoding uncharacterized protein LOC143838894, encoding MIARQLVKCSPHKTLLEKCEGIMLCLSDQQIRRTDQLRKKCTDKMAHQCSECGKCFSQKHYLRRHQHSHMAENLLKCAECGKTMSRNADLVKHRRTHTGEKPYLCPQCGRSFSQSSNVIRHLRTHTGEKPYKCTECGKNFSQNTHLLSHQRSHTGEKPYLCVTCEKRFREKASLHHHQRIHTGEKPHKCLECGKNFRLLSTFISHRRIHTGEKPYTCHECGKRFTHKSALTVHGRIHTGEKPYVCPECGKRFKQSSYISIHKKIHERRT